One region of Calonectris borealis unplaced genomic scaffold, bCalBor7.hap1.2 HAP1_SCAFFOLD_59, whole genome shotgun sequence genomic DNA includes:
- the LOC142076502 gene encoding butyrophilin subfamily 1 member A1-like, translating into MGDESALPNETQAFRPVFLGVIGVLSKVFSLPPLIAENQKKEIENVKEIENQKKEIENQKKEIENQKKEIDDIKVDGDTAHPNLSIAEDKKSFTHKSQAQKVTQNEGSFDSSVCVLGSEGFSSGKHYWEVDVEKSDDWDLGVARKSAPRKGIISLSPKEGFWALGLSFKDYWARTDPWTRLAVQKNPMKVGVYLNCEEKILTFFNVTDMSVMFTFKDCAFSEEVYPFFKNSHKESTMGICLVREE; encoded by the exons ATGGGGGATGAGTCTGCCTTGCCAAATGAGACCCAGGCTTTTCGCCCTGTCTTCCTTGGAGTCATCGGGGTACTAAGCAAGgtgttctcccttccccctctcatTGCAGAGAACCAGAAGAAGGAGATTG AAAACGTGAAGGAAATTG AGAACCAGAAGAAGGAGATTG AGAACCAGAAGAAGGAGATTG AGAACCAGAAGAAGGAGATTG ATGACATCAAGGTTGATGGGGACACAGCCCATCCAAACTTGTCTATTGCTGAGGACAAGAAGAGTTTTACGCATAAATCACAGGCCCAGAAAGTCACTCAAAATGAAGGGAGTTTTGATTCATctgtctgtgtgctgggctcaGAAGGTTTCTCCTCTGGGAAGCATTACTGGGAGGTGGACGTTGAAAAAAGCGATGACTGGGACCTGGGAGTAGCCAGAAAATCCGCTCCAAGGAAAGGAATAATATCTCTGTCACCTAAAGAAGGATTCTGGGCTCTGGGCTTAAGTTTTAAAGATTACTGGGCAAGAACTGATCCATGGACACGGTTAGCGGTGCAGAAAAATCCCATGAAAGTCGGAGTGTACCTTAATTGTGAAGAgaaaattttgacttttttcaaTGTTACTGACATGTCTGTGATGTTCACATTTAAAGACTGTGCATTCTCAGAAGAAGTTTATCCATTCTTTAAAAATTCACACAAAGAATCAACCATGGGAATTTGCTTAGTTAGAGAGgaataa